GAAACTGTAGACCTATTTGCTTAAGGCAGCAGCTTGAGAAGAATGCAAATCATCCTTCTTGATCGGGGGATGGGCTTTGCTTCGGAGCTGGCTGACAATACTCAATAAGGCCCTGCAGCATCTCCAACAATTGCGGCCCCAATTTCTGAGAATCAAGGACTCCATGAGCCACTGCCCAAGCGACATTCAATTGTAACTCACCGTAATTGTATTTCTTGTACAGATCAAAAGCCGGGCCCCTGTCCCAATCATGTATGCGGATGGCGAGTTCGCCGCTGCTGACTTTTCCCTGCTTCCACTCGTCAAAAAGCGCGTCAACGGGGAGCAATGCACGGCGCAACTCTTCTTCGTGGGCCTGCATCGATAGCTCGCGCAGCTTTCGTTTTTCGCTTTTCGTAGGTTCGCGCATAAGAGCTTAAAGAAATCGGCACAATCTTAATGATTGTGCCGAAATTTTTATCCAACAATGCTACTTACCCTGTTCAACAGGGAACCCATCACGCCCTTAAGCAGCAGAGGCAGCCTTGGAGGCGGCCAGATCAGTGCGGCGCTGGGCCATGGTGGTGAAGAATTCGTAGCCTTCGCGCAAACGGCGCACGCAGACGTTCTTGTCTTCCAACATGGTCTTGATGATGCGGAGAATCGGCTTCGGCCGAAGATAATAACGGCGATAGAATTTTTCGACCGATTCAAAAATTTCATCCTTGCTCAAGCCAGGATAGGCGAGTGTGGACTGTTGGATGCCATCATCGTGGATGATGTCGGTCTTGTCCTTCTTCGCAAACCAGCCGTTTTGACGGGCCATTTCATACAACTCAGTGCCAGGATAAGGAGCAGCAAGCGAAACCTGGATGCTGAACACGTCGAGGTCCATCGCATAACGGATGGTTTCTTCGATGGTTTCCTTGGTTTCGACCGGCAACCCGAGAATGAAGGTGCCGTGGATGATTACGCCCAATTCCTTGCAGGCCTTGGTAAATTTCTTGGCTTCCTCAATGTTGATGCCCTTCTTGATGCGATCAAGAATCTGCTGATTGCCTGATTCATAACCGACAAGGAACAGGCGGAGACCGCAATCCTTCATCAGCTTAATGGTCTCGTAATTGACGTTCGCGCGACTGTTGCACGACCAGGTCATGCCGAGAGTCTTGAGTTTCTGTGCGATCTCACGAGCGCGAGGCAGGTTCGCGGTAAAGGTGTCGTCATCGAAGAAAAACTCCTCCACTTGCGGGAACAATTTCTTGGCATGAGCCATTTCAGCGGCAACGTTCTCAGGGGAACGGACGCGATATTTATGACCGCCAATGGTTTGCGGCCAGAGGCAGAAAGTGCATTGTGCCGGGCAACCACGACCGGTGTAGAGCGAGAGATAAGGATCCTTCAGATAGCCGATGGAATATTTCTCGATCTGCAAATCGCGCTTATAAACGTCGGTCACCCAGGGAAGCGCGTCCATGTCCGGAATCAATTCACGTTCCGGATTGTGAACAATCTTGCCCTCTTTCCAGAAGGAGAGACCGTTGACTTCGGATAGCGGGCGGCCTTCGGCAACTTCCTTGCAAGTAAAATCAAACTCTTTGCGGCCAACCCAATCAATTGCTTGCGAGGCCTTCAACGTTTCGGTCGGCAAAACCGCCGCGTGGGCGCCGACAAAGCCGATGGTGGTGCCAGGCCTTTGCGATTTGATGGCTTCGGCCACCTTGGAGTCGTTTTTCAACGACGGGGTGGAGGTATGGATGATGACGTGGTCGTAATTCTTCGCCTCGGCCAGACAGGCTTTGACATCGATGTCATGCGGTGGGCAATCCATCAATTTGCTGTTCGGAACCAGAGCGGCGGGCTGAGCCAGCCAGGTTGGATACCAGAACGAGCGGATTTCGCGTTTGGCTTGGTAGCGCGCGCCGGCGCCACCGTCGAAACCATCAAATGATGGAGGGCTTAAGAACAGGGTCTTCATTCGTAATTAAAATTGTGCTTCTGATTGCAGTTAACTTGTTGAGCAATTACGCCCAAGTATGGAAATCCAATACCGCCAACATGGCGCGGCTTAAGAATCCTTCTTAATCTTCGCCAGCAACTCATCCCGCTGAGTTGTGTCGCCAGTGCCGCAGCTTCCACCGCCAGCAGCATGGTCATGATTATGCGGTTCTTCACGACGCGAGAAAACGGATTGGGCTCCGTTCATTGCGGCACGAGGCGAATTGATGGCGGCCTTGGCTTCGGCCAGATGGCCTTTGCCGATGGACGTGCCGTTGAAAGCGTTTACCTTCGCACCTTCACGGTAAGGCTTGGGCTTGGCACCGAAATTATATTTAATGTTCTTCCAGGTGTCGCCCTTTTGATAGTTGGTGCCGAGTGCGCCGCTGGGATCGTAACCGCAATGAACCATGCAGTTTTCACAGCGAGGATCACGGGCCACACCGTCCACCACACCGTATTTGTTCCACTCGACCTTCTCCAACATTTCCTGGTATTTCGGATAATGACCATCGGTCATCAAATAGCAGGGAGCTTTCCAACCGCGGATGTTGCGGGTGGGAATGGCCCAGGCAGTGCAGGTCAATTCACGTTTGCCAGCGAGGAACTCCTGATAAACTGGGGTCCCGAAGATGGTGAAGCGTTCGCCCCATTCCTGGATTTTCTTGAATTTCTCGCGAGTCATCGCGCGGGTCAGGAAGAAATCTTCCGGCTGCCGACCGAGGCGCTTGACCATGTCCTTCTTCGCCGCATCGTAATCGTAGCCTGGAGAAATGGTATGACCATCGACTTCGAGCGAAGAGAAATACTCGAACATATTTTCGAGTTCCTTGACTTCGGTTTCCTTATAGACGGTGGTGTTGGTGGCGACTTGATAGCCAAGAATCTTGGCCATCTTGATGGCTTCGACGCATTCCTTGAAGACGCCTTCACGTTCAACGATCAAGTCATGAGTATATTCCAAACCGTCGACATGGACATTCCAATACTGCCAGGTGCTTGGGCGGATGACAGGCTTGCCGTCGTTCTTGCCCTTGCGAATGGTTTCCGCATCCTTTTCAGTGATGAGCTTTTCCACCAGCAGCTTTACGACCTTTGTCTCGATTTCCGGACTATACGCAGCGGCAAGGTAATCGCGCATTTTCTTCCGCATGAACATGCCGTTCGTGCAGATGTAAACGATGCGGCCTTGCTTGAGGATGCCGTCGACCAACTCTTCGATCTTGGGATAGATCAGGGGTTCGCCACCACAAATGGAAACCATGGGCGCATCACACTCCTGAGCCGAGCCAAGACAATCCTCCAAGGACATCATGTCCTTAAGACTGGTGGAGTACTCGCGAATACGACCGCACCCAGTGCAGGTCAGATTGCAGGTATGAAGTGGTTCGAGTTGCAGCACCATGGCGAACTTTGGGGTGCGCAACATCTTATGTTTAATGATATGCCTGGCGATTTTAGCCGTCAGGGCTAAAGGAAAACGCATAGTTATTTCTATTGGGCTAGAGCCACTTGCTGAACTGGCTCAGATAAGGGAACAGTACTATCTGGCGTAGGCTTTTGCGGTTCGACCTTGAGCAAACCGGGTAAAAAGAATGAAGCGGGTGATACACTATGGGACGCACTAAAGCCACCGCATCCCGAAGCCAGCAGTAAAACCGCGGGCAGAATAACGAAAATCGAATATTTACATTTAAACTTCACTCAGTACTCCAGTATAGATTCTGTCTTTATGTTAGCAACACCTAATTCTTTGGGTAGAGCACCTACCCTAAAGGCTTCAAACGTTTCCAAAACCCATGGTTTGAACACCATCGGGGTGTGCTGGTTGCTAACCGTTTGCCTGTTGAACGCCGCTTTTTCTAAAAATTGCTTCGCTGAAACCAACTCCGCTGCAATCGTCACAGAGGAAACAACAGCAGACTTTGCAAGAAGAGCTCAAACCATCTATGAAGATGCAAAGGCTCATTATCATTCCTCCCCGAATGATCTGGAAGCCGCGTGGCAGTTCGGGCGCGCCAGTTATGATTGGGCGGATTACGCGAAGTCGAAACGTCAACGAGCAGAGATTGCGCAGGAAGGCATCGCTGCCACTCAAAAAGTGGTGGACCACCAGCCTGATTTGGCACAAGGACATTATTACCTGGCGATGAATCTGGGCCAGTTGGCACAAACGAAGGAACTTGGGGCATTGAGGCTGGTGTCCAGGATGGAGGGAGAGTTCAAGACCGCTTTGAGTCTGAACCCTGATCTGGATTACGCAGGACCGGATCGCAACCTTGGGCTGCTTTATCATGAAGCACCGGGTTGGCCGGCGAGCGTCGGCAGTAAGAGCAAGGCGAAGTTGCATTTGACTGCAGCTGCCAAGCGAGCACCACAATATCCCGAGAACCTGCTGAATTTGATCGAAGCTTATCTGAGTTGGGGAGACCGAAGCGGTGCGTTGCGCGAGCTCAAGGTTTTGGATCAGAACTGGGATGATGCCAGAAAGCAATTTACTGGTGAACAGTGGAATTCCAGCTGGGTGGATTGGAAGAAGCGCCGCGAAGTCGACGCTCGAAAGGCAAATGATCTTCCCCGGAATACTTCACCGCACGAGAAGCCGTAATCTCCGTCGCCATGTCAGCGGCGATCTGCGACGTCGAAAATCATTTTACACCGGAACTACTGCCGTCCAAACAGCGGCGCCGAATTTCACTTTAAATCTTTCCAGCAATTTTTCGGCTGCGGATTGGCTGTTGATCAGGGCGAAGGTGGTTGAACCACTGCCCGACATCAAAGTGGCGGCAGCGCCATGCTCACGCAAAAATTCCTGATACAGCGCGAGGATGGGATATTTGTCCAGGGCCGGAGCTTCCAGTGAGTTATAGAACTCCCTGCCCGCAGTCTGCAAATCGGATGTTTGCAGGAGTTGAATCAACTTTTCGGCACGACCGGGCTGGCCATTCAACGCGGCCGGAAAACGCGCCAGATTCTGATAGGCCCAAGGTGTGGAAATGCCAAAACCGGGATGAATCAGGATAAAAAATGATCCACGCATCGCAGGAAAAAAATCGAGCGAGGTGACTTTTTCACCACGTCCCTTGGCCAGGGCAGGTTTCGCCTGGAGAAAGAAGTTGATGTCTGAACCCAGGCTGGCAGCCAGGGTATCGAGCTTTTCGGGCGAAAGCGGATTATCGAAGAGTTCGTTCAATCCGAGCAAGGTCGTTGCGGCATTGCCACTGCCGCCACCGAGGCCGGCGGCCTGGGGAATCCGTTTTTCCAAATGAATCCGGACCCCTTCGGAGATCCCGGTTGCCTGGAGGAAGGCTGTGGCAGCGCGGTGAACCAGATTTTGCGAATCTGTGGGCAATGTGGCATCACTGCAGGTTAATTCGAGTTGCTGACCGGTGCGGGAAAAATCGAGGCGATCAAAAAAATTGACCGGATGCATCAAGGTTTCCAACTCATGAAAGCCATCGGGACGCTTGCCGAGAATGCTCAGCAGCAGATTCACCTTGCAGGGAGATTGTTTTTGCAGCAGTGCAGGCATAAAAAAAAGCGCCAACAGAAAAATGTTGGCGCGTTTTAGGAAAAGGTTTCTTAATTGTCAAAGATTGTAAAACGGCTGCCCGGGAACCACGGAGCCACCTCACCACCACTGAAACCACTGTAATGGTCAGTGGCATTAAATGATTCGCTCCAAAGGCGGGGACGGTAGCTGTCTGGATACATCGGGTGGGGGCTCATGTAATCAGTGAAAACCGGGCCGTAGGGAGGAAATGGCGCGGTCACAATTTCGTAGATGCCGACACCAGTGCGGGCCAAACTCTTGTTCACACCGCGGAAAAAACCAGTGGCAAACCCTGCATCCGGGCCTTCAAAGACTCCGCCCTGTTCCAGTGCACGATTCATTTCGCCCATGCGGGGAATTTCGGTGACATTGGCAATTCCACGGCCCATTTTGGCTTCAGGACCGGCGCAACCGACAGCTAGAACAGCAACCAAGGCTAGTGCGCTCAGAAGAGAAAGAGTTTTACGCATATGTTTCGTCTGAATATTGGAGAAAGACTACCGCGATTTGTGCACTTGTAAAGTGCTTTTCGGTGTCACTGGCGTTGTATCAAGTGCACGGTGCCCTGGTAAAACCAAAAGCAGCGCCCACCAGAAGCAACTTGCGCATCGGTGACTGCACGTCTATCGTCGGGCGCACACCTATGAGTTTGCGCTCACAGCAAATTGTTCCTCAAAATAGCTTGTCCGCATTGCATACCCAGACAAAACAATGCATCGCTCGATACGACTATCCGGGGGCTATTCAAGTCCTGCAGCGCGCCCATAAGCTGGATCCCGATAACGACAGAATCCTGGCTGATCTAGGCTCCGCCCAGGCGAAGGCTTATGATTTTGCCGCCGCGGAGCAAAGTTTCGAACACGCCGTACGCATTTCGCGCATGAAACCCGATGCCCTGCTGGCCGTCGGTCATTATTGGCTGGAAGTCCGGCACTACGAGGCGGCCATCAAATATTTCCAACAAATTTTAAAGGAAAGCCGGATTCCGGTCCTGACGTTCGTGCGATTGGGGGAGATTTTCATCCGCATGCGCCGGTTGGACGATGCGGTTGCAATCGCGGAACGGGCGTTGCGTCTGTACAGCCAAAATGAAAGCGCTTTGTTGCTGCGCGCAAAGGTTCATCGCGAACAGAAGCAATTGGCAGATGCGGAGAGGCTCCTGCGGATGGTGACGGCCAAAATCGGCGACAATGCCGAAGTGCGCGCGGGAGCCTGGTATGAACTGGCGGCGATTCTCGACCAGCAGGGCCAGTATGACCAGGCGATGGCGGCCTTGCTCGAAGCCAAGGCACTGATGCGTCTGACGGCCGGTCAGGCCATGAAAATCCTGCGAACGAAGCAGGGTCATCTAAAACAGATGCAGGAAAATGTCAGCGCAACCATGGTGCAACGTTGGCGCCAATTTGGGACGACGGACTTGCAACCCTCGCGCCGGCTCGCCCTGCTCTGCGGCCATGCACGCTCCGGCACCACCCTGCTCGAGTATGTGCTGGATTCGCATCCGCAAATCGTTTCGGCAGACGAAACCTCGGTCTATCACAACACGGCTTACAATCCCATCGGCCGCGCGGTTTCGTCGAACAGCTCCTTCGTGTCCGCTCTTGAGTGGATACCGGCCCGGAACATGCGCCAGATCAGAACCGATTATTTCCGTGGGATTGAATCATTTTTAGGTCAGCCGATTGGGGATCGTTTACTCGTTGATAAGAATCCGGCAAATACTTTCGATATTCCCTCCATCGCCCGCATTTTTCCTGAGCAAAAATTTTTGGTGGCTTTGCGCGACCCGCGCGATGTTTGCCTCAGCTGCTTCATGCAACCGGTCGCCATCCTGCCGGATACTGCGTCGTGGCTGACTTTAGAAGGGACGATGGAGCATTACGCCTTGATCATGGGTCTCTGGCAGGCCTGGAAACCTTGTCTGGGTGCGGGAGCAATTGAGGTTCGTTATGAGGATATGGTTGAAAATCTGGAGGCGACAACGCGGCCAGTGCTTGATTTTCTTGGCCTGCCTTGGGACGAGCGCCTCCTGCGCTTCAACGAACATGCGAGTGGCAAAATTGTGCGTTCACCGACGTTTGCGGAAGTAACCAAGCCGATTTTCAAAAGCGCGCTCGGACGCTGGCGGAATTATCAGAAGTATTTCGAGCCGCATTTAGAGAAACTCAAGCCATCCTTGAAGGCATTTGGATACGCGTAAAGTCTGGGTGCCGCCAGCTAATTGCTCAACACAGAAACATTGTCTGCAATGATTGTTTGAGCCAATCAACGTGACCGCCACGGTTTTTTATTTGGCATCAATGATGCCAGCGGCAGCTTCTTCTTTTTTGCGTTCCTTACGTTCCCAATACCAGGTAATCAGGAGGCTGATTTCGAAGAGAATTTGCAGCGGAACAGCCATCAATACCTGAGTCACAACTTCAGGAGTAGTAAGCACTGCTCCCAAAATCAAGTTGATGACGATCATGTACGGGCGGGCCTTCTTCAGAATGGCATAATTAAGAAGCCCAAGTTTTACCAATACCAGGATGACGACTGGCATCTCAAAGCCGAGCCCCATGCCGAGCATAAATTTACAAACGAAGCCGATATACTCGTCCGCCTGCCAGATGGCTGCGGAAAAACCCATCCAGTTTGCATACATCTGTGCAGCGGCCAACGCCACTGGCATCAGTACAAAATAGCAGAACAAAACACCCGTAATGAAAAGCCCGAAGCCGAAACCCAGTCCTCGATAAATGTACCGCTTTTCATTCATTTTCAGGGCCGGAAAAATAAACTGCGCTAAAAAATAGAAAATGAAAGGAGATGAAACCGCGATCCCCGCGTACATCGCGACATGGAAGGCGGTCATGAACGCTCCGGCTGGACTTAAAATGGAAAGCTGGGCGGTAACCCGTCGTGCTTCCCTAGCCGCATCTCTCGTGGTATCTGGGCTGAAGGCCAACACCTGAATTTGGTTGGTCCCCACGGTTATGGGAACAGGCGCCAACTGGTAGACGTAATAGCGATTGGTACCAAGGTTGAGATCCTTTTCCTGGGCTTTGTCCAATTCAAAGCTGCCCAAGCGGTTGGTTCCGAAGAAGAGCGAAACCACCTGATTATTCCCCTCACGTTTGACTACGGCCCGCTCCAAAGGCCACATCAAAACTTTGACTACATAGTTCCCTGCGATCAGGCAAACAATAACGGCGACTGCGAGGACGGCAGAGCTCTTGATGAGCATCCAACGGAGATCCTCCAGATGCTCAAGAAAAGATTTTACCGGCCCGCCTTCCTCGTCCTCGGGGAGACGACCCTCTTCGGGCTCATTTGCCATGATTTAAACCTGCTACCGAAGATCAGGCTTTCTGCCCGGGAGCTGATTGGTGAGGAACAGAGTGGTCCGTCGTGTCAGAAGCTACGGTCTGGGAAGGAGGCAAACGTTTCGCCGGAGGAGCTGGAGTTTCATCCATGGCACTCTGCATTTCATCCGTGACGTCGCGCGTTGCTTTCTTAAATTCCTTGATACCCTGGCCCAGGCCTTTGGCCAATTCGGGCACTTTCTTCGCGCCGAACAGGATAAGTACGACGGCAAGGATGACTACCATTTCCCAACCACCGATAATTCCAGCTAACATAATATTCATAAGACTAGTTTGGTTCTATCAAAGTTACGGCAGGGGACGGTATTAGTAAAGCGCCAAATACCGGCCCCTGCTTTTCAGTATAACTGCTTGTCAATGTACCGCTTACTTGGGCGGATTGAGCACTACAAATTCGTCGCGGCGATTCTTCGCGTAAGCTGATTCGTCATGGCCTGGAACAGCGGGCTTGTCTTCACCAAAGCTGACCGTTTCAACAAGAGTGGGATCCACACCCATAGTAGCCAAGGCTTCACGAGCTGCCAACGCACGGCGTTCACCTAATGAACGATTGTATTCTTCCGTGCCGCGTTCGTCACAATTGCCTTCCACTCTGACGGCAGTACCTGGATGACTCTTCAAATAATTGGCAACTTCGCTGAGCTTGGATTGGTCACTGGAGCGGATGGAAAACTTATCGAAGTCGAAGTAAACCGTGGCCCCTGCCAAGGCTGCTCGGTCGGGGATATAAGTGGAGAAATCCCGATTTGAAAGAGGAATGATGTCGTTGGGGTTCCGCGGGGGAAGATTGTTACCATTGTTGGGATTGTTAACATCTCCATTTGGTGGAGCCGGGGGAATAAATGTGGGCTGAGGTAAATTATTATCAATGGTTTTCTCGCCACCGCCAACGTGAGTAGTTCCGCCTCCCGGTATGTCTGTAATACCGGTTGGTCGTTTTTTGCAACCGGCAGCACTGATTGTCAGGGCGAGCCCTAACACCATCAAATTAGAGAATTTCGTGAGTTTCATTTTTTTGTTTTGGGAAGTTTAAAGCCTATCGAGCCCAACTGGGTTGTGAATTACCTGCGCTATTTCCCGAAACCCGGGAAACATCCTTGACTTGTTTGGTTGGCACGTCAAGCAAAGAGAGCACGCGATTCCCCCCTTTACGACGAGCAAACACGACTGTTCGTGAGTTCGGCGCCCAACTCGGGTCTTCACCTTCGGTCAGGACAATTGCGGTTCCTCCTTCTGCTGGAACAACGCAAATATTAAAACCTCTGGAGTTCTGAGAGGTGAAAACGATGTACTTACCGTCAGGTGACCAGTCGGGTTCCGAAGGGTTTGACACACCCGCAGTGGGGATGCGCTTGACGGAGCCTCCATCCACAGAAACCTTGGACAATGCGCGACGCTCACCGCCTTTGGAAGCAAAGCAAATCCACTGACCGTCAGGCGAGAAGCAAGGCGAGGATTCATCTTCCCTCGTGTGGGTGAGCTGTTTCATCCCGGAGCCATCCAAATTACAAACATAAAGATCTGGACTGCCCGATTTGCTCAGCACCATGGCAACTTTCCCATCCTTTGAAACGGCTGGCGAAATGCCATCGCCCGGATATTGAGCAACATTGCGCCGCTCACCGGTAGCCAAATTTTGGTAAAAAACCTTTGCCGGTCCGAGCTTATAGGTCAGGTAACAAAGCGCCAATCTGCCGGGAAACCAGCAAGGAGATGCGACGATCGTATTGTCGCTAGTGACTGCCTGAGGATTGTGGCCGTCGAAGTCGGAGACGTAAATTTCACTCTGAGCACCGGTATCGACTTTGAAGGCGATGCGGGTACTGGCGATGCCATTGACGCTGGTGAGTTTGAGAACCACATCATCAGCCAGGCGATGCGCCTGCGAACGGGTGCTGGCACCGCTGTAAGCCTTGGAGAAAAGGACAGTTTTGCCGTAGCTTAACTGGCCTTGGACGTTACCATTGTTGCTGCCGGAAACCACAGGAACATTGGGCGTGCCGGACGGGACATTGGTAAATCCCATTACGGTCAGATCGTAATTCAGCACATGCGCCACTTCGTCGGAGAAACCGGAGATGACAATGGGCGTGGGAGGAGTAATACCGGGTTCATTACCTGGTTTAACAATTGGAATTACATGATCTTCAGCAAATAAGGTGCCTGCGCTGAGCACTAAGGCCAAAGCTGCAATTTTAAAAAAATTAATTTTCATCCGATTTGTCTTTTCACGTCGAGGTTAAAGGAAATCTTAAAGGTCCGCTGTTGGTCACTTGAACCTTCAGGGAAAGCTTCAATCCAACTCACAGCG
The DNA window shown above is from Pedosphaera parvula Ellin514 and carries:
- a CDS encoding tetratricopeptide repeat-containing sulfotransferase family protein, with amino-acid sequence MSLRSQQIVPQNSLSALHTQTKQCIARYDYPGAIQVLQRAHKLDPDNDRILADLGSAQAKAYDFAAAEQSFEHAVRISRMKPDALLAVGHYWLEVRHYEAAIKYFQQILKESRIPVLTFVRLGEIFIRMRRLDDAVAIAERALRLYSQNESALLLRAKVHREQKQLADAERLLRMVTAKIGDNAEVRAGAWYELAAILDQQGQYDQAMAALLEAKALMRLTAGQAMKILRTKQGHLKQMQENVSATMVQRWRQFGTTDLQPSRRLALLCGHARSGTTLLEYVLDSHPQIVSADETSVYHNTAYNPIGRAVSSNSSFVSALEWIPARNMRQIRTDYFRGIESFLGQPIGDRLLVDKNPANTFDIPSIARIFPEQKFLVALRDPRDVCLSCFMQPVAILPDTASWLTLEGTMEHYALIMGLWQAWKPCLGAGAIEVRYEDMVENLEATTRPVLDFLGLPWDERLLRFNEHASGKIVRSPTFAEVTKPIFKSALGRWRNYQKYFEPHLEKLKPSLKAFGYA
- a CDS encoding exosortase system-associated protein, TIGR04073 family; amino-acid sequence: MRKTLSLLSALALVAVLAVGCAGPEAKMGRGIANVTEIPRMGEMNRALEQGGVFEGPDAGFATGFFRGVNKSLARTGVGIYEIVTAPFPPYGPVFTDYMSPHPMYPDSYRPRLWSESFNATDHYSGFSGGEVAPWFPGSRFTIFDN
- the hpnJ gene encoding hopanoid biosynthesis associated radical SAM protein HpnJ — its product is MKTLFLSPPSFDGFDGGAGARYQAKREIRSFWYPTWLAQPAALVPNSKLMDCPPHDIDVKACLAEAKNYDHVIIHTSTPSLKNDSKVAEAIKSQRPGTTIGFVGAHAAVLPTETLKASQAIDWVGRKEFDFTCKEVAEGRPLSEVNGLSFWKEGKIVHNPERELIPDMDALPWVTDVYKRDLQIEKYSIGYLKDPYLSLYTGRGCPAQCTFCLWPQTIGGHKYRVRSPENVAAEMAHAKKLFPQVEEFFFDDDTFTANLPRAREIAQKLKTLGMTWSCNSRANVNYETIKLMKDCGLRLFLVGYESGNQQILDRIKKGINIEEAKKFTKACKELGVIIHGTFILGLPVETKETIEETIRYAMDLDVFSIQVSLAAPYPGTELYEMARQNGWFAKKDKTDIIHDDGIQQSTLAYPGLSKDEIFESVEKFYRRYYLRPKPILRIIKTMLEDKNVCVRRLREGYEFFTTMAQRRTDLAASKAASAA
- the tatC gene encoding twin-arginine translocase subunit TatC, encoding MANEPEEGRLPEDEEGGPVKSFLEHLEDLRWMLIKSSAVLAVAVIVCLIAGNYVVKVLMWPLERAVVKREGNNQVVSLFFGTNRLGSFELDKAQEKDLNLGTNRYYVYQLAPVPITVGTNQIQVLAFSPDTTRDAAREARRVTAQLSILSPAGAFMTAFHVAMYAGIAVSSPFIFYFLAQFIFPALKMNEKRYIYRGLGFGFGLFITGVLFCYFVLMPVALAAAQMYANWMGFSAAIWQADEYIGFVCKFMLGMGLGFEMPVVILVLVKLGLLNYAILKKARPYMIVINLILGAVLTTPEVVTQVLMAVPLQILFEISLLITWYWERKERKKEEAAAGIIDAK
- a CDS encoding DUF3463 domain-containing protein, giving the protein MRFPLALTAKIARHIIKHKMLRTPKFAMVLQLEPLHTCNLTCTGCGRIREYSTSLKDMMSLEDCLGSAQECDAPMVSICGGEPLIYPKIEELVDGILKQGRIVYICTNGMFMRKKMRDYLAAAYSPEIETKVVKLLVEKLITEKDAETIRKGKNDGKPVIRPSTWQYWNVHVDGLEYTHDLIVEREGVFKECVEAIKMAKILGYQVATNTTVYKETEVKELENMFEYFSSLEVDGHTISPGYDYDAAKKDMVKRLGRQPEDFFLTRAMTREKFKKIQEWGERFTIFGTPVYQEFLAGKRELTCTAWAIPTRNIRGWKAPCYLMTDGHYPKYQEMLEKVEWNKYGVVDGVARDPRCENCMVHCGYDPSGALGTNYQKGDTWKNIKYNFGAKPKPYREGAKVNAFNGTSIGKGHLAEAKAAINSPRAAMNGAQSVFSRREEPHNHDHAAGGGSCGTGDTTQRDELLAKIKKDS
- the ispE gene encoding 4-(cytidine 5'-diphospho)-2-C-methyl-D-erythritol kinase, whose amino-acid sequence is MPALLQKQSPCKVNLLLSILGKRPDGFHELETLMHPVNFFDRLDFSRTGQQLELTCSDATLPTDSQNLVHRAATAFLQATGISEGVRIHLEKRIPQAAGLGGGSGNAATTLLGLNELFDNPLSPEKLDTLAASLGSDINFFLQAKPALAKGRGEKVTSLDFFPAMRGSFFILIHPGFGISTPWAYQNLARFPAALNGQPGRAEKLIQLLQTSDLQTAGREFYNSLEAPALDKYPILALYQEFLREHGAAATLMSGSGSTTFALINSQSAAEKLLERFKVKFGAAVWTAVVPV
- a CDS encoding Sec-independent protein translocase subunit TatA/TatB, which translates into the protein MNIMLAGIIGGWEMVVILAVVLILFGAKKVPELAKGLGQGIKEFKKATRDVTDEMQSAMDETPAPPAKRLPPSQTVASDTTDHSVPHQSAPGQKA
- the pal gene encoding peptidoglycan-associated lipoprotein Pal produces the protein MKLTKFSNLMVLGLALTISAAGCKKRPTGITDIPGGGTTHVGGGEKTIDNNLPQPTFIPPAPPNGDVNNPNNGNNLPPRNPNDIIPLSNRDFSTYIPDRAALAGATVYFDFDKFSIRSSDQSKLSEVANYLKSHPGTAVRVEGNCDERGTEEYNRSLGERRALAAREALATMGVDPTLVETVSFGEDKPAVPGHDESAYAKNRRDEFVVLNPPK
- a CDS encoding PD40 domain-containing protein, whose protein sequence is MKINFFKIAALALVLSAGTLFAEDHVIPIVKPGNEPGITPPTPIVISGFSDEVAHVLNYDLTVMGFTNVPSGTPNVPVVSGSNNGNVQGQLSYGKTVLFSKAYSGASTRSQAHRLADDVVLKLTSVNGIASTRIAFKVDTGAQSEIYVSDFDGHNPQAVTSDNTIVASPCWFPGRLALCYLTYKLGPAKVFYQNLATGERRNVAQYPGDGISPAVSKDGKVAMVLSKSGSPDLYVCNLDGSGMKQLTHTREDESSPCFSPDGQWICFASKGGERRALSKVSVDGGSVKRIPTAGVSNPSEPDWSPDGKYIVFTSQNSRGFNICVVPAEGGTAIVLTEGEDPSWAPNSRTVVFARRKGGNRVLSLLDVPTKQVKDVSRVSGNSAGNSQPSWAR